The proteins below are encoded in one region of Lactuca sativa cultivar Salinas chromosome 3, Lsat_Salinas_v11, whole genome shotgun sequence:
- the LOC111890086 gene encoding G-type lectin S-receptor-like serine/threonine-protein kinase At2g19130, whose amino-acid sequence MITVKKLPPHNSVAFGSAGECRTTCLNSCSCNAYSFVDNQCLVWDGDLLNLSEDNDNDSGKTIFVKVASKDLTHHKKSNWITMGAVVGLVGGVVSVLGVILVLIFRKKRISLSVGKTRMEGSLVSFVYKDLQIATKNFSDKLGGGGFGSVFKGVLRDSSIVAVKKLESISQGEKQFRSEVSTIGTTQHVNLVRFRGFCAQGNDKLLVYDYMANGSLDTHLFHGKQVLNWETRYQIALGTARGLVYLHEKCRDCIIHCDIKPENILLDAEFCPKIADFGLAKLVGRDFSRVLTSTRGTIGYLAPEWLSGVAITAKTDVYSYGMMLFELVYGKRNAEASEDSRSKYFPGLVANVLIEGGDVLSLLDTRLNREEACVEEVTKVCKVACWCIQDEEERRPAMSMVERILEGVLDVDMPPIPKICDYNC is encoded by the coding sequence ATGATTACAGTGAAGAAACTGCCTCCACATAACTCTGTGGCATTTGGGAGTGCAGGAGAATGTCGTACAACATGTTTGAACAGTTGCTCATGTAATGCTTACTCTTTTGTCGATAATCAGTGTTTGGTTTGGGATGGAGATCTCTTGAACCTCTCGGAAGACAATGATAATGATAGTGGGAAAACAATCTTTGTCAAAGTCGCTTCTAAAGATCTTACACATCATAAAAAGAGTAATTGGATCACCATGGGTGCTGTTGTTGGGCTTGTAGGAGGTGTGGTTTCTGTCTTGGGTGTAATTTTGGTCTTGATCTTTAGAAAAAAGAGGATATCATTATCGGTGGGTAAGACGAGAATGGAGGGATCATTGGTGTCATTTGTCTACAAAGATTTACAAATTGCCACCAAAAATTTCTCAGACAAATTAGGAGGAGGTGGGTTTGGCTCTGTTTTCAAGGGGGTACTGCGTGATTCGTCGATTGTGGCAGTGAAAAAGCTTGAAAGCATCAGCCAAGGAGAGAAGCAGTTCAGGAGTGAAGTCAGCACAATCGGTACTACCCAACACGTTAATCTTGTACGCTTTCGTGGGTTTTGTGCACAAGGTAACGATAAGCTTTTGGTGTATGATTACATGGCAAACGGCTCTCTGGACACCCATCTTTTCCATGGAAAACAAGTTCTAAACTGGGAAACGAGGTATCAGATTGCACTTGGAACTGCAAGAGGCTTGGTTTATCTTCATGAGAAGTGCAGAGACTGTATCATTCACTGTGACATAAAGCCAGAAAACATTCTCTTAGATGCCGAATTCTGTCCAAAAATTGCAGATTTTGGTCTGGCAAAGCTTGTTGGTCGAGACTTTAGTAGGGTTTTGACAAGTACAAGGGGGACAATAGGATATCTAGCACCAGAATGGTTATCAGGGGTGGCTATCACAGCCAAAACAGATGTTTATAGCTATGGAATGATGCTTTTTGAATTGGTTTATGGTAAGAGAAATGCAGAAGCATCTGAAGATTCAAGGAGTAAATACTTCCCTGGTTTGGTTGCAAATGTTCTTATAGAGGGAGGTGATGTCCTTAGCCTGCTAGACACTAGGTTAAATAGGGAAGAAGCTTGTGTTGAAGAAGTCACGAAAGTTTGCAAAGTTGCGTGTTGGTGCATCCAAGATGAGGAAGAGAGAAGGCCTGCCATGAGTATGGTGGAACGGATTCTTGAAGGTGTTTTGGATGTGGACATGCCTCCGATACCCAAAATCTGTGACTATAATTGTTGA
- the LOC122197107 gene encoding G-type lectin S-receptor-like serine/threonine-protein kinase At2g19130, which translates to MYTVAYSDHSCFTKIVEFVKFICPTNMKGSVSSSSSYVDPCYHLRLIYGTSSLYMKHVGRKKGNVSDCLWSSCISLYPSPSHLEAGANTISANQSLSGDHTIISEGEQFELGFFKAGNSSKYYTGIWYNKVSSNPPTIVWVANRETPISDRFRSELKIIDGNLVLLNESKFQIWSTNVSTTTTLKSVIAVILDDGNLVLRDSTSNSIEPFWQSFDHLTHTWLSGSKLGYDYRTKKSQIIRSWRSNEDPAVGLFSLEFYPPGNEYVIKWNGSQQYWRSGAWNGKIFDLIPEMRLDYIYNFSYHTNENESYFTYSVRNPSIMTRSIMDVSGQIQQLTWLEATKEWNLFWSQPRTQCEVYALCGAFGICRQSGLPFCNCLTGFKPRSESD; encoded by the exons ATGTACACAGTTGCATATTCTGATCACTCATGTTTCACAAAGATAGTGGAGTTTGTTAAGTTCATATGCCCAACTAACATGAAAGGTAGTGTGTCTTCGTCATCTTCTTATGTTGATCCTTGTTACCATCTTCGCCTCATCTATGGAACATCAAGTTTATATATGAAACATGTGGGTAGGAAGAAAGGGAAT GTTAGTGACT GTTTGTGGTCCTCCTGTATTTCACTTTATCCATCACCATCTCATCTGGAGGCTGGAGCCAACACCATCTCTGCAAACCAGTCTCTGTCTGGAGACCATACAATCATATCTGAAGGCGAACAGTTTGAACTTGGTTTTTTCAAAGCAGGTAACTCTTCCAAGTATTACACAGGCATCTGGTATAACAAGGTCTCTTCCAATCCCCCTACCATAGTTTGGGTGGCGAACAGAGAAACACCCATCTCTGATAGATTCCGTTCAGAACTAAAAATCATTGATGGTAATTTGGTGCTCTTGAATGAGTCAAAGTTCCAGATTTGGTCCACAAACGTCTCCACCACCACTACTTTGAAGTCTGTAATAGCTGTTATTCTTGATGATGGCAACTTAGTTTTGAGAGACAGTACTTCAAATTCAATTGAACCTTTTTGGCAAAGTTTCGACCACCTAACTCATACTTGGTTGTCTGGTTCTAAACTTGGTTATGATTATAGAACAAAAAAGAGTCAGATTATTAGATCATGGAGAAGTAACGAAGATCCTGCTGTAGGACTCTTCTCTTTGGAGTTTTATCCGCCAGGTAATGAGTATGTAATCAAGTGGAATGGTTCTCAACAATATTGGAGGAGTGGAGCTTGGAATGGGAAAATATTTGACTTAATACCTGAAATGAGGTTGGATTATATTTACAATTTCAGCTACCATACGAATGAGAATGAGAGTTACTTCACTTATTCTGTGCGCAATCCTTCCATTATGACTAGATCTATAATGGATGTTTCTGGTCAAATTCAGCAACTAACATGGTTGGAAGCTACCAAAGAGTGGAATTTATTTTGGTCTCAACCTAGAACGCAATGCGAGGTCTACGCTTTGTGTGGGGCTTTTGGGATTTGCAGGCAATCTGGATTACCTTTCTGTAATTGCTTGACTGGCTTCAAGCCTAGATCTGAGAGTGATTAG
- the LOC128132760 gene encoding G-type lectin S-receptor-like serine/threonine-protein kinase At1g11300, which yields MKTLSETAIDCIFIRYTEHSKAYRLYVIEPNASVSVKTIIESIDTIFDENLFSSIPRPKDMVPSSSGITKEVVPDSNESYELRRSKSGVHNLCESAYADAKRANNTLVVTQSLFRSQTLVSLAETFELGFIKPVLRNDSSSIIITPIRQSFDHPYTFLPGGKFGYNKRTNIKQIITSWKSVEDPTMGSFSLEVDQDEKQYVIKWNRSVEYWASGSWNGRIFSHVPEMRLKFIYNFSYIDNENESYFTYSLYNPSIFSKLIMDVFESRLGLKESMPLY from the exons ATGAAGACTTTGAGTGAAACAGCTATTGATTGTATCTTTATTAGATATACCGAGCATTCTAAGGCTTATAGGCTTTATGTTATAGAACCTAATGCTTCTGTTTCAGTTAAAACTATTATAGAATCAATAGATACAATATTTGATGAAAATCTCTTTTCATCCATACCTAGACCAAAAGACATGGTTCCTAGTTCTAGTGGAATCACCAAGGAAGTTGTACCTGATTCAAATGAATCATATGAGCTTAGAAGAAGTAAAAG TGGTGTTCATAATTTGTGCGAATCAGCATATGCAGATGCTAAGC GAGCTAATAATACTTTAGTTGTGACTCAATCACTTTTTAGGAGCCAAACCCTTGTCTCTCTTGCTGAAACTTTTGAATTGGGTTTCATTAAACCAG TTTTGAGAAATGATTCAAGTTCAATTATAATCACACCAATTCGGCAAAGTTTTGATCATCCATATACTTTCTTGCCTGGTGGGAAGTTTGGATACAACAAGCGTACAAACATTAAGCAGATTATCACTTCATGGAAAAGTGTAGAAGATCCAACAATGGGTTCCTTTTCTTTAGAGGTTGATCAAGATGagaaacaatatgttattaaatggAATAGAAGTGTGGAGTATTGGGCTAGTGGATCATGGAATGGTAGAATCTTTAGCCATGTACCTGAAATGAGATTGAAATTTATCTACAATTTCAGCTACATTGACAATGAAAATGAGAGTTATTTTACATATTCTTTATATAATCCCTCAAttttttctaaattaattatggatGTCTTTGAAAGTAGATTAGGATTGAAGGAATCGATGCCCTTGTATTGA